TTTGCGATAACTTCGCGAAATAGGATGGAGTTCTTGCTCCGCAGCAATGGTAGCCTTGGTTAACTTTTTCTCGGTGATGACGCCATTTGGGAAATATTGATTCGTAAAACTCACGCAGCCCATATAGAGACTATTGACTAAGATGGGTTCGTAGCCCTTCCCCACAATGCACTCCGTGCTTCCCCCACCAATATCCACGACAAGACGGCGCCCATTTTTGTATGCAAGGGATTGGCTCACACCCACATAAATAAGTCGCGCTTCCTCATGTCCGTCAATAATATCGATTGGGAAACCGAGCGCCTTTTGGGCCTGCTCGAGAAAGCGCCGTTTCTTTTGGGCTGCACGAAGAGTATTGGTACCAACCGCACGAACATTACTGGCATCAAACTGCTTAAGCCTTTGCCCAAAGCGCTTTAAACAACCCAACGCGCGTTCTTTCGCTTCGGTATCAAGCCCACCTTCGGGTCTTAGACCAGATGCAAGTCGCACCGATTCCTTGAGCCGGTCGATGATGTGCAGTTCACCGGCTATCACCTTGGCTATAACCATATGGAAACTGTTCGAACCAAGATCGATGGCCGCCAGTAACTCAGATTCAACCCGCTCTTCCATCATTTTATATTAATCGAATGCAGGCACAGACTCCAGAGCTAAGGGGTCTAGGGAGCTTTGTCTTTTTCGCTCTCATCCTCTTCGGATTCGATGGCGCGGTAGTCGTCCCAATGGGGATAATCCAACTTGAGTTTAAACACCCGATACTTTTCCTCGATCCAGGCGATGACAGTCGGACTTAAACTTAAGTCGCGGGGATGGTCCGGGTGACTGAGATCGAATACTCGTTTTTCACCATCGGGTGCGTTGAGTGTAAGAGCAGCAGGTAAACCAACCACGGTGATATCGACCGCTAAACCATCATAATGATTACTCGCTTCGGCGCCTTGCCGAGTAGCATAAGTCACTCCGTAAGCCTCGGCCATAACTCGGGCCGCCTCCGCCCCTGCTTCCCAACCTTTCGGGTGCTTCCACTCAATCGGCACCGCCAGTTCCCATTCTTTCCTCGCCGACTCTAACTCCAAGAGGGTTTCATTTGATTCCTTTTCAGACTCAACTTGGCTTAGAAGATAAGAACCCCAGATTAAATAGCCACGCTCTTGCGCCCGAACCGTCGAGTCCACAAAAACTTCGGCTCCTTGAGCGCGGAACTGTTTCAAGAGGGCCGCTACACGAAGGTGGAAATCGTTACCCGGTACCGCTTGGCCAAGCTTTACAAATTTAGCCTGCTCTCCGCGCGGGTTGGGAAACCTTGCAGTCCACTCCGGCCCTAAAATCTGACCGTCTTTAGCAGGTCGATAGGACCGAGGCACTTTAGGCCTATCTATATGGACCTCCAGCTCCTCATTGGGATACACCCTGACCTTATCTTCAAATACTTCCTCGGGATGCAACAAAACTCCCAAGCGACGAGCTCTGGACGAACTCAAAACGATTTCGCGAGCTCTTCTCGATTCGGGTAGGCGTAACACATCGTCCACAAAATACAGGAGTCCGTCGAGCTTAAGAGGTCTTCTCACCATCAGCCGTAGGTTCTGCACCAAAGACTCTTCAAGGGGCGTTTGGGCGAGGGTCAGAAGGCTATTTCCGGTTATTCGTACGCCTGAAATCTCGATGGGCGTCTTGCCAAGCTTCTTTGCCAAAACCCGAAGGATCCCTCGGCTATCACCTTGAATCGTTTCCGGAACGCTATCCCAGTCCGCGTTTACCGGCATCGGCTCGGATACAGCCGCTCCTAGAAAAAGAGCTGCACATGTTACAAACAGCGTCACTTCAAGAGTCTCCTAGTCAAAACCAAATTCTAGGTCTTTTCGTATGACCAAGCGCGCCGGGAATCAACGCCGCTCCCCCCTCTATCTGAGTGCAACAATTACCTAAAGAATCCAAACACCATGAAAAAATCCAAAAACTCAGTACTTAAGCGAAAAATAATCTATATTTTTCAGGGACATAGAATTCACTCATGATAAATTCCCTACTTCATAAAAAAGGACTGCACTCTCACTTTCATTAGCCTCGCGTGTCGGACTATAGTTTGTATTCAGGGGAAAAGCTGAAAAGAGATATTTTTGAGCTTTGATGGATATATCTCGGAGGGTAACTCAATGAATAACAACACTATACTTGTTTGTGATGACTCAGCTATCGTCCGGTCAGACCTGCGCGCGATGCTGGAACGTAATGGGTTTGGTGTTTTGGTTGCCGAAGACGGTGACGTCGCCGCTGACTTGGCACGAGACAACGACAAAATCAGTCTCTGTATCATCGATTATAATATGCCGACCATGAATGGCCTCGAAACCATGCGTGCCATCCGTGAAAACAACAGTCATGCTGAAGTTCCTGTTTTTATTCTCACGACGGAATGTGCTGACAACCTCATCAAACAAGCACGGGACCAAGGTGCAACTGCCTGGATAGTGAAGCCCTGGAAAGAAGAGCCTCTACTCGCAGGCATAGAGCACGCTATCGGTAACTGAAATCATCTAAGCGCCATGAGAAGCCGCTGGCAACCAAATCACAAAGGCTGCTCCGCTCTCATAGTCAGCATCGACGCTTATTCTTCCACCCATCTCAGTGACAATTCTCAATCCCAATGCAAGACCGAGCCCAGTTCCGCCGTCAGCCTTGGTGGTCACATAAGGCATAAACAGTTTATCCATCACCTGAGGTGCGATACCTGGCCCCGTATCTTCAAGCCTCACCTCATAGCCCGAAACGCCAGACTCAAACATGACCTTAACGAAGGCCCTAACCGTGCCCTCTCCGGCCATCGCATCACTGGCATTTTTAACAAGGTTCGTAAATAGGGTTCGCAGCCGCTCTGCGTCGGCCACCATCGGCGCCTCTTCCGGGAAATTCTTTTCAACTGCTATTTTGTCTGCACCAGCATAAAGCGACAAAACAGTATCCAATAACTCCAGTAGACAAATAGGCTCAGGCAGCGGGTCAGGCAGCCTTGCAAATCGCGCAAAGCTATCAGCCATGTTCTTTAAGCGCATGACCTCTTCTTCTACTGCGAAACTTTGTTCCTGAAGAATCAAATCAAAGTCAGGATGTTGCTTATCCCGTGCACGCCGAACAACTTTTAACGCCCCTAAAATAGGTGTCAGTGGATTTTTCAATTCATGCGCTAAACCCTTGGCAATTTCCTGCCAAGTCGCGACTCGCTCAGCGTGTAAAAGTCGTTCTCGATTTTGCTCAAGCTCCGAAGCCATTAAGTTGAAAGACTCCACCAGCTGGCCTACCTCGGCCACAGCTCGAGGCGGAGTCTCAACACGCGCATCCAATTCACCATCGGCGAGCCTTAAACTTGCCTTTGACAAAAGAGACAGTGGCCGGCCAATATGGTGCCCCAGGAAAAAGCCCATCACAAGTGCTAAAATAAGACCGCCAAATACGCCCCAAAGAATACGAAAGAGTTCTTTTTGCGCCAACGTTTCAAAAGCGACCTTGTCTACTCCGGCCCATAAGACCGCCTTATGATGCTGACCTTCAAAGAGCTCATTCGAAACAAAATGAATTCCCTCAGATGCCACAGGTTTACCCAGGCTCATCTCATACCGGCTTAACAAGGCATCGTCTTTCACTGCATCCCAGCAAGTACCATAGCGGGCCACACAAATAACCAGAACGTCTGCGTCTGTGCGCTCAAGGGTTCGCTTTAAGGTTTGAGGTCCGAGAAATCGCCCGACCACCAGATAAAAAGCTCTGCCATCTCGGCTTCGAACTTTACGAATCATTTGCAATGATAACCGTGTCCCATCCTGAACCGGCTCCATTACCAAGGACTCACCCTCAGCGATAAGGTCACCTTGGACTCCGAATGATGTTGGCCAGTGCCGTGAAGATACAATGCGGCCGTCCTCACCTTGCACCTTGAGAATATCAATCCGGGGATCCCGGCGATTCTCCAAAGCCCACCGGTAACGGGCGCCAGCATTCGTTCCGGTGACAGCATCTGGTAACGTTGCATTGGTAACTAGATTCGACATTAACGCGTCGGCCAAGGCAGAGCGTGTTTGCTCTAACTCCACCTGAAAAGAGTCTGCCATGGCTTCAGCACGAGAATCTAACTGGGCGTTGAACATACCATAAGCCTCTTGGTACCTCAGCCATCCAAAAATCAAAGCCACAAGCGCTACACTAATAAAAATAGCTGCTGCAATCCGGGTGCGAATACTCATCGAGGACTCCCCCACCACGCATCCCAAAGCAAAGGAACACCGTCCTCACGTACACGTACTCCTTTAAGGCCGTTATTCACATCAAGTGCGAGGTCGACGGTGACCAAAGGAATCGCTCTATACTCACTCATTAAATGTTGCTCGAGTTCAAGGGCTGCCTCGACTCTTTTGGCTTGGTCTAAATGGACCAGCGGTCTAACCCAGCGGTCCCGGTCAAGCCCCATACTCAATTCTGGAAATCGAGATAAAAGGTCAAGCATTGCAAGCCCTGGATCCGCTGATGGTGACCGCCATCGCACCATCCTAAGCTCGGGCTTGATGGATTGCGTAGGGGC
The window above is part of the Deltaproteobacteria bacterium genome. Proteins encoded here:
- a CDS encoding response regulator; its protein translation is MNNNTILVCDDSAIVRSDLRAMLERNGFGVLVAEDGDVAADLARDNDKISLCIIDYNMPTMNGLETMRAIRENNSHAEVPVFILTTECADNLIKQARDQGATAWIVKPWKEEPLLAGIEHAIGN
- a CDS encoding HAMP domain-containing histidine kinase, with the translated sequence MSIRTRIAAAIFISVALVALIFGWLRYQEAYGMFNAQLDSRAEAMADSFQVELEQTRSALADALMSNLVTNATLPDAVTGTNAGARYRWALENRRDPRIDILKVQGEDGRIVSSRHWPTSFGVQGDLIAEGESLVMEPVQDGTRLSLQMIRKVRSRDGRAFYLVVGRFLGPQTLKRTLERTDADVLVICVARYGTCWDAVKDDALLSRYEMSLGKPVASEGIHFVSNELFEGQHHKAVLWAGVDKVAFETLAQKELFRILWGVFGGLILALVMGFFLGHHIGRPLSLLSKASLRLADGELDARVETPPRAVAEVGQLVESFNLMASELEQNRERLLHAERVATWQEIAKGLAHELKNPLTPILGALKVVRRARDKQHPDFDLILQEQSFAVEEEVMRLKNMADSFARFARLPDPLPEPICLLELLDTVLSLYAGADKIAVEKNFPEEAPMVADAERLRTLFTNLVKNASDAMAGEGTVRAFVKVMFESGVSGYEVRLEDTGPGIAPQVMDKLFMPYVTTKADGGTGLGLALGLRIVTEMGGRISVDADYESGAAFVIWLPAASHGA